The sequence CGGGTCTGGTCTCGCTGATCATGGGCGTCGTATGGATATTTGTGGCGGTACCGGGCCTGGGTGGGCACTAGTGCACGAGCTTTCCATTGCATGTGAACTGGTGAAGAGTGCGGCGGCGGAAGCCGAGCGCCATGGCGCCGCGCGCGTGGTGGGGCTGGATCTCGTGCTCGGCGCCCTCACCGGTGTCGAGCCGGACGCGCTGGTCTTTGCTTTTCCAGTGGCGGCGGCGGGAACGCGCTGCGACGGGGCGGAACTTCGTATCGAGATCGAACGGGCAAAGGGGCGCTGCGTGGACTGCTCGGCCACCAGCGAGGTCGACAGCCTGATGAGCGCGTGCCCGGAGTGCGGCGCGTGGCCCATCGGGCTCGAAGGGGGCCGGGAAATGAGACTGCGCTCCGTGGAGGTCACCTGACATGTGCGGAACCTGTGGGTGCGGCCAGCCCGACGCCGTGGGACACGAGCACGGGCACGGCCATCACCACCACCACGATCATCATCACGAACACACCCACGCCACCCAATCCACCACGCTCATCCAGGTGGAGAAGGCGCTGCTGGCGGAGAACGATCGCTTTGCGGCGGAGAACCGCGCGCTGTTCGACGAGCGGCGCACGCGCTGCTTCAACCTGATCAGCGGACCGGGAGCGGGCAAGACCACGCTGCTCGAGAAGACGCTGGAAGGGCTGCTCGCTCGCTCGGTGGCCTGCGCGGTGATCGAGGGCGACCAGACCACCGACCTCGACGCGCAGCGCATCGCGCGCACCGGCGCGCCGGTGACGCAGATCGAGACCGGCCGCTCCTGCCACCTCGACGCGCACCAGGTGGGCCACGCGCTGGAGCGCGTGGAGGCGCCGCGCGACGGGCTCCTGTTTATCGAAAACGTGGGCAACCTCATCTGCCCGACCGAGTTTCAACTGGGCGAGCACGAGCGCGTGACCATCGTGAGCACGGCGGAAGGCAACGACAAGCCCGCCAAGTACCCGCTCGCGTTCCGCACTGCGACCGCGGTCGTCATATCAAAAATCGACCTGCTCGCGCACGTCGACTTTGACCTCGCGGAGGCGCGGCGTGTGATCCGCGGCCTCAACCCGCGCGCCCCCATCT is a genomic window of Candidatus Krumholzibacteriia bacterium containing:
- the hypA gene encoding hydrogenase maturation nickel metallochaperone HypA; this encodes MHELSIACELVKSAAAEAERHGAARVVGLDLVLGALTGVEPDALVFAFPVAAAGTRCDGAELRIEIERAKGRCVDCSATSEVDSLMSACPECGAWPIGLEGGREMRLRSVEVT
- the hypB gene encoding hydrogenase nickel incorporation protein HypB — encoded protein: MCGTCGCGQPDAVGHEHGHGHHHHHDHHHEHTHATQSTTLIQVEKALLAENDRFAAENRALFDERRTRCFNLISGPGAGKTTLLEKTLEGLLARSVACAVIEGDQTTDLDAQRIARTGAPVTQIETGRSCHLDAHQVGHALERVEAPRDGLLFIENVGNLICPTEFQLGEHERVTIVSTAEGNDKPAKYPLAFRTATAVVISKIDLLAHVDFDLAEARRVIRGLNPRAPI